The Desulfobulbus propionicus DSM 2032 DNA segment CTTCAATGGCGACCTTGACCTCCAGATCCCCTTCAACCCGATTCATTGGCATGCATACTGTTTCTGCCATGCAATCTCCTTCAGCGGTTCAGACCCGTGAACGCCGCTTGATCAACCGCTCGGGTGCGGCCGCGGCCGCCATTCCCTTGTAGGCCAGATAGTGGGCGCGATCCACCCCATCGGGCAATTCCAACGGCACATCGATGATATTGGGGGTGTGAAAGAAGGGATGGTCCTGAGGGAAATCCGGATCGGTACAGCCAAAGCAGGGAACTCCGGCATTGGTCTTCGAGTTGCGGTTGTTCCACAGAATTTTGTTGCACGGGGCGTAGGTCAACGGTCCCCGGCATCCCATATGGAAGAACATGCAGCCAGGACCGCCGAAATCGCTGTCTTCAACCCGATACTCGTGATATTCATTGCGCGTGCAGCCCTGATGGACCAGGATTCCGAACCAGTCTTCCGGCGCTTGATAGCTGTTGAGCGACGGCAACCGCTCCTCGCAGACCGCGCACAGCGTATCCTTGAGCACCGTGGGATGCACCGGGCAGCCGGGCAGGTTGATGACCGGCCATCCCCTGGCCGAACGAAAGTGCTCTCCCAGCAGGCCGCCGGGTTGGCGATGGTGGAACTGGAGACCGGTGGCATCGACTTCGCCCAATTTGCCGATACCGCCGAAACACGCGCAGGTGCCGACCGCGATCACCGCACCGGCCCTGGCCGCCAGTTCCTCGACAATCAAGGCCTTGGCCTCGCCGCGCAAGGTGTCAAACCCGCCACTCGAAGCAGGACCGGCGAGAATGAATCCCTCGATCAGCAGGAGATCGAGCGGCTGCTTGCCCTGACGAAAATCAGCCACCAACGTCTCGTACGCGCCCATATTGCCGTGGCTGAAGGAAGGGTGCCAGAGGGTTATTCGCATCTCGGCGAGCAAAGCGGGCAGGTGCGGTGTTTCCATGCCCAGCAGACTCATGGTGTCGCCCCCGCAGGCGCCGCACTGCAACCACAAGGCCGTTGGCATTGAATCCTCCCTCTGGTACGATAAATGGTTTCGTCTCGTTCTTTAGTGAATTTTAGTGTATTGCCTTGCAACCATTTCTGTCAAGCATCATAACCTTTTTCATTTACTGAAAATTTTTCCAACAATGACCCAACACGCATCTCCCGGGACCGTTGGGGCCGTTCAGCAGGCCCGCATCGATACCGACTACATTGAACTGGATAAACTGCTCAAGCGGGAAAATCTGACGGCCAGCGGCGGCGAGGCCAGGTACCTGATCAGTCAGGGCCTGGTGCTGGTCAACGGAATAGTGGAACTCAGAAAACGAAGAAAACTGCGGTCGGGAGACGTGGTGACCTGCGGTGAAACAACGCTTCGGGTGGAAGGCCCCTCCCCTGCCGGCGCGGCAGGCGATCCGACAGGGGAAAAGGCAGATTGAACAAGGGTATATGATTCAGCGGGTGAGTCGCTGCTGGGCCTCTTCGTAGCGGCTTTTGGTCTTCGCTAGGATTTCCGCCGGCAAGGGAGGTGGTGGCGGCTGCTTATTCCAATCAAGCGACGACAGATAGTCGCGCAGGAATTGTTTGTCAAAGCTTGGCTGTCCCTTGCCAGGGGTGTACTGGTCCAGCGGCCAGAACCGCGAGGAATCGGGGGTCAGCACCTCGTCGATCAGCAGCAGGTTGTCACCGTCGAGGCCCATCTCGAACTTGGTGTCGGCGATGATGATGCCCTTGGTGCGGGCGTAGTCGGCGGCCCGCTGGTAGAGTTGAATGCTGGTCGTGGCCATCTTGTCGGTCAGCTCAGTGCCGACCAGCTCCCGCATCCGCTCGATGGAGATATTTTCATCGTGCAGACCTTGTTCGGCCTTGGTGGACGGGGTGAACAACGGCTGGGGAAAGGGATCGGACTCGCGCATCCCCTCGGGCAGGTTGAACCCGCACACCGTGGTGCTTTTCTTGTACGCGCTCCAGAACGAACCGGAGAGATACCCCCGAACGATGCACTCGATCGGCACCACCTTGGTACGCTTGACCAGCATGGAGCGACCTTGCAGTTGGTCGCGGTATTGATGGCAGACCTTGGGGAACTGATCGATGTCGGCGCTGATCAGGTGGTTGGGCACGATATCGCCAAGCAGCTTGAACCAAAACAGCGAAATCTCGGTCAGCACCTTGCCTTTGCCCGCGATGGGATCGGTCATGACCACATCATAGGCGGAAATCCGGTCGGTGGCCACCATCAGCAGTTTATCTTCATGGCCTGGAATCTCGTACATATCCCTGACCTTGCCTCGATGCAGCAGGTTCAACTCCGGACAGTGGGTGACGATGACAGCCTCACTCATTTTCATGCTCCTGAAACAATGGATTGATTCATAATGACGCCTAGACGATTAGGCGATTATTGTTATCATTTTATGGAAAAAAGCAACCGCCTTTGCGGCGGTTCACCGGACTTGACAACCCGCACCGGCACCTTACACTTACTGATCATACCAACCCCCTACCCCCACAAGGAGGTGCAGCATGGCATTCATACGATTTGCAGATCGGCCGGCCTTTCGCAATCCCTGGGCCGAATTTGAACGGATCCGCCAAGGGCTTGATGAACTCTCGCGCTCCTACGCCGACAAAGGTAAAGGGCAAGCCCGGGCCAATGTCTATCCGGCACTTAATATTTACGAAGAAAGCGACCGGCTGATCGTGACCGCAGAACTGCCCGGGGTCAAGGTCCACGATCTGGAACTGTCTGTCGAAGGTGAAACCCTGACCATTCAAGGCAAACGGGACAGCCGCCAAAACGACCCTGGCATCTCCTACCACCGCCGCGAGATTGAATCGGGCAGCTTCAGCCGCGCCATTGCCCTGCCGGTAAAAATCGATACCGAGCAGGTGGGCGCAAAACTCAGCAACGGCATCCTGACCATCACCCTGATGAAGGCCTCCGAGGTCAAACCCCGTCAGATCAAAGTTACCGCCGAATAGAGGAGGCAAGCGCATGACAGAACAGGAATTGAAGATCCAGGAGAAAAAAGCGGCCCAGCATGACGGTGAAACCACCAAGAGCGAAACCTATTTTGCCCCGCACGTCGACATCTTCGAAACCGACAAGGA contains these protein-coding regions:
- a CDS encoding NADH ubiquinone oxidoreductase — protein: MPTALWLQCGACGGDTMSLLGMETPHLPALLAEMRITLWHPSFSHGNMGAYETLVADFRQGKQPLDLLLIEGFILAGPASSGGFDTLRGEAKALIVEELAARAGAVIAVGTCACFGGIGKLGEVDATGLQFHHRQPGGLLGEHFRSARGWPVINLPGCPVHPTVLKDTLCAVCEERLPSLNSYQAPEDWFGILVHQGCTRNEYHEYRVEDSDFGGPGCMFFHMGCRGPLTYAPCNKILWNNRNSKTNAGVPCFGCTDPDFPQDHPFFHTPNIIDVPLELPDGVDRAHYLAYKGMAAAAAPERLIKRRSRV
- a CDS encoding RNA-binding S4 domain-containing protein, coding for MTQHASPGTVGAVQQARIDTDYIELDKLLKRENLTASGGEARYLISQGLVLVNGIVELRKRRKLRSGDVVTCGETTLRVEGPSPAGAAGDPTGEKAD
- a CDS encoding phosphoribosylaminoimidazolesuccinocarboxamide synthase yields the protein MSEAVIVTHCPELNLLHRGKVRDMYEIPGHEDKLLMVATDRISAYDVVMTDPIAGKGKVLTEISLFWFKLLGDIVPNHLISADIDQFPKVCHQYRDQLQGRSMLVKRTKVVPIECIVRGYLSGSFWSAYKKSTTVCGFNLPEGMRESDPFPQPLFTPSTKAEQGLHDENISIERMRELVGTELTDKMATTSIQLYQRAADYARTKGIIIADTKFEMGLDGDNLLLIDEVLTPDSSRFWPLDQYTPGKGQPSFDKQFLRDYLSSLDWNKQPPPPPLPAEILAKTKSRYEEAQQRLTR
- a CDS encoding Hsp20/alpha crystallin family protein, whose product is MAFIRFADRPAFRNPWAEFERIRQGLDELSRSYADKGKGQARANVYPALNIYEESDRLIVTAELPGVKVHDLELSVEGETLTIQGKRDSRQNDPGISYHRREIESGSFSRAIALPVKIDTEQVGAKLSNGILTITLMKASEVKPRQIKVTAE